The Engraulis encrasicolus isolate BLACKSEA-1 chromosome 22, IST_EnEncr_1.0, whole genome shotgun sequence genome includes a region encoding these proteins:
- the LOC134439280 gene encoding uncharacterized protein LOC134439280: MICFQLQGPSSPLAAQLGGSVLLPCAAESPLPLEELEVEWRRANSGALLHLFQEGEERPESQDQAYRGRVDFFRVDMAKGNFSILLKNVSQADPGVYSCKVSTKNEAHNITVELSRFGLSSLQSLVLVFCAASFVISIVAFVHFMTRGINGGVFTVHIFLMFSPHVLLFIAFIIWGSVGGLLSEAATCSVVNLTRILLLLLTSPYLGEFFDSIQKLIRNLSVSLAHTIIAVVVYSDAYHKRTIWMSQGLLSGTHIHKLRLRFSFTATLFLNLCGIATDIVSAYKMPCMKSRPNSGEPSEHIWTFFVLEMSSVTQIVFLTLRTKAYSHEVRSGLIWLPPAMPVIVMLIRRLVKKQKPCCKPYWGRT, from the exons ATGATTT GTTTCCAACTCCAGGGTCCCTCTAGTCCACTTGCTGCCCAGCTGGGAGGGTCTGTCCTGCTGCCCTGTGCTGCTGAATCCCCCCTGCctctggaggagctggaggtggagtggagaagagcaaACTCTGGTGCCCTGCTGCACCTCttccaggagggagaggagagaccagagtCACAGGATCAAGCATACAGAGGACGAGTGGACTTCTTCCGTGTGGACATGGCCAAGGGAAACTTCTCCATACTTCTCAAGAATGTTTCACAGGCAGACCCTGGAGTGTACAGCTGTAAGGTTTCTACTAAAAACGAGGCACACAACATCACTGTTGAGCTTTCAAGGTTTG gtctctcctctctgcagagCCTTGTCTTAGTCTTTTGTGCAGCATCCTTTGTGATCAGCATTGTGGCTTTTGTCCACTTCATGACTAGAG GGATAAATGGTGGTGTCTTTACAGTGCACATCTTCCTCATGTTTAGTCCACATGTACTGCTTTTCATCGCTTTCATAATCTGGGGATCAGTTGGGG GTCTGTTGAGTGAAGCAGCCACATGCTCTGTTGTCAACCTCACACGGATTTTATTGTTACTTTTGACTTCTCCATACCTTGGTGAATTTTTTG ACTCTATTCAAAAACTAATAAGGAATTTGAGTGTGAGTTTGGCACACACAATCATTGCTGTGGTTGTTTATTCAG ATGCCTACCATAAAAGAACAATCTGGATGTCTCAGGGCCTGCTCTCAGGCACTCATATTCATAAACTGAGACTACGTTTCAGCTTTACAGCAACACTGTTCCTCAATCTCTGTGGAATCgctacag ACATTGTGTCAGCATACAAAATGCCATGTATGAAGTCCCGACCCAATTCAG GGGAACCATCAGAACATATCTGGACATTTTTCGTCCTGGAGATGAGCAGTGTCACACAGATAGTATTCCTCACGCTTCGAACTAAAGCATACTCCCACG AAGTTAGGTCTGGGCTGATTTGGCTCCCCCCCGCCATGCCAGTTATTGTGATGCTGATCCGGAGACTCGTAAAAAAACAGAAGCCGTGCTGCAAACCATATTGGGGACGTACGTAG